The Mugil cephalus isolate CIBA_MC_2020 chromosome 8, CIBA_Mcephalus_1.1, whole genome shotgun sequence genome segment ACTGTACACTGTTGGCCAATTAGATGCATACCTCGGCAGTtttattattctaattattCTATTTTCTTCTGTATGTTTTCCAGAGtgctgttatttctttttatattttgtatagtCTTTCAAATtaagtgttgattttttttggtttttgtatatattcttgtctaattctgcACTACCGTGACAAGGAAGTTTTCCatatgtggaataaataatGTCTTATGTTTTAATGCACAGTTTATACTTCTGTACTACGCGTCACTGCAACTCATACCACAagaactgtgattggtccgcttggtagtagcgtgtttccgctttagtatttccagttGTTTCTCAATCTCCATTGAAATCTGCTCTGCAAATATTGTGGTACATACATGTTGATGCAgctttatattacatttatacatACAGTTTTTTATAAGTATGTCACGTAGTAAGACAGTAGCCTGTTATCAATGCGATATCAACCGTTGTCCACTTGACTACAACAGTTTTAAGTGTTTTCCGTTTGTTTATAGCTTCAATACCTACAACGCAACCTGCTCCAGTTTTAACACCATATGCGCCAAATACATTGTGtgtcttaaatgttttaattaaagattAACAACCAAAAGGGGCTATTTCCAATCTAGTCATTTTAAGTATGTTTTTCAGAAGCAAACACTCCTTGCGAATCCAAAAGGACACGATACTGCTCAGAGTTCCGGTGTTGTTCCTTTTTACTTTGCCTATTATGACCATTTGTAACTGCCTTTAAACAAATTACACATAAACATCAGCTTTTGAAACCATTTCCATTTTGAGCCTTTCGGTTTACTTAGGCACAGCATAGGCCTTAAGCTTGGGCACCGCTACGTATCCGAATCTCGAATAATGTCCCAGTGTGTGCCCTCAAATAGACACCGCAGTCACGCCGCCACTACTGCAAGATGCCTTTTCCATGTCCTCCATGACCAAATTGTGTTCAGTGACATGGTTGAGTCGCCTCGAAGTGTTTTTTTCCAAGCTGTTTAGGGAAATAGGTTCCAAGGAGGTTTGCACGTTATTGGCTGGGAGTATAGAGTTCCCCTGCAGCCTGTGCGAGTAGTTTTTCCTCCGCTGTCCGTCCGCCGTGCACAGGCTGAACTTGAACACAGCCTGAAAACCTCTGCGGAAATTCTCATTGAAGAAACCGTAGATGATGGGGTTGACGCTGCTGTTGAAGAAGGCTAGCCAGTGGGCAAAGGGGTAGATGTAAATGTTGATGATTCTGTACTGTTGCTCAGTCAGGCTGGCATAGTCGCTCAGCATCATGAGGGTCCACAGAGGCAGCCAGGAAAGGATGAAGAGCAACGCAACTATTAGGAGCATCTTAATCACCCTTTGCTTCTTCTTCGACACAGTGTGGCGGTTGTCGTGGCCTGGCTTTCCTCCAGTTGGAACGGCTGTTTTGAAAAGCGTAATGCCAATCCGGGCATACATGATCACGATGAGGGAAAGAGGGGCAAGGTAGATATTTGCGAAGAGGACAGTTGTGTATATCTTTCTCATCTCCTGGTTGGGCCAGTTCTCTCTGCACCAATAAAAGggagttgttttgttgtcataGCCCAGCAGTACACGAATGGTTTGCTCCTTGGTCACTTGTAGCATCACCCCCGAGGGACACATGATGGATATGGCCAGAACCCAGATAACGACTATTATCAGGGTGGCTGTTGATATTGTTAGCTTTTGCTTGAATGGGTACACGATGCATCTGAATCTGCAacagaatttagaaaaaaagaagaccaCACGATTAAGATGCAGGTTTTGTCTTTAActgtaaatgcatttttaacacaaaacaGCGGATGACAGCAAAAAATCAATGTCTTAAAATGGCACACTATTCAAAGGAACAAACACAGCCACAAATCATGTGGAGGAGGTGTCAgtctttattttgaacatttcagaATGACAATGCTGAGGGCTTCAATACTTCGAGTCCTCTTCTCATTATTCTCACTGTTCATTGACTGAAGACGTCCTAACACCTTTAAATAAATAGCTCTCAGTGGAGCTTCCGGCACGACTGCATCCCTGAATCAGCCACTTTCAGACAGTAAAATGTGCCAGGAAATCATTACAGCCACAACACAAAGAGGCTTCCGTGTTTGTCAGGAAGTTGGATCAGTTCATGTTGCAAATGCATTTGTCTGATTGCTAGTGAATCATCCCGGTCTACTGTAATAATGAGAATTTCCCGATTGATTCTTATCTTATATGGATGGTGTAAGGGATAATGGTGTATTAGCCACATTAAGACTAGAAAGTGATCCGACTTTGGATTGGTATGACACTAGCGGCTGAAAGGCCTCCCTGTCACCTCGGATCTATTTCTAACTGTGTGTCTGCTAAATACTGTATTGTATTTGAAATTTGaatgtcaaaatgtttcacTATCCATCTGCCCTTCCCAGAGGACGCAGACACCCTCCAGTGACATCAAATAGTGGCAGAGTACCGTCACCACACATCCATCCGGCGTCTGAGGACTGAGCAATGAGGACTGTGAAAATGCAGCTCAGTCATTTTTACACCTTGAAGAGCTGTTGTCACCCTTTGTTCGTCCATTACACTCTctagcccctttcacatcgattGAAAAACGGGTCAATCTCCCCAGcaatcgacctgggattttaaCGTCTCGGCTTGGCTTCGACGTGAACAGGAATgacattgatgtacctgcctgtcacattctcatttttatcactggacaacctgtcagactgtgtcattgtagaaacTCCAGTTCTGTGAGccgctcaaaaacagagcaaagttttggtttaCTTCCGTAAGGgaccaatctctgaagggccgagatttttgtcagttttttcaatcaaacaaatcaaatcgttaatggaagtgcataggtgaaatagccctacgtcatgttcgggaaattgcactgatcaaggaatgcatgtgtgactgtgtttatatacagtttgtatagcgatataacacactttctttttaacgatcatggcagtgcACCGATAAGACGACGAGGTCCGTGTACTGCTCTGCacccgaggagaagaggagatttggtggcagataccgggctctgtgcaggacacagtgatttattcgaatatcagcagccttttgaaaaagcgtgggtttgaccggtccattcttcaggtcatcaacaaactcaAAGCGGGACTTCACACCAAAGGCGGGACGACCTAGGTCTGAAAATCCTATGTCGACCTGggattttcagtgtgaaagggttTTGTGATAGGGCGACAGTGCAGAGTAAATGCTGACCTTGGAACCTCCCCAGAAATAACTGCACGCTGCAGTGCCACAGAGCACCAGAgatgtgattggtccgcttggtagtagcatgtttccgctttagtatttccggctacTTCGCGATTTTccaattgattgttttggatcaataacgatggacacattgaggaaaggttaactgaggagcttcagagatgcaaacatttgcatatattGCATTGGCAAAACTGGATGAacagttctccaacctgcccatgattcctcttatactctcaaaccttcacataagatcatcatcAGACTATATCTTCTATTGTTAAATTCTACGTGCTTCCTTCAGTCCGATGTATGGATCTATgaaagaagtttgtttatcttgtttctcctactcttcttttctctctttctctctaagCAGATGGGTCTCTCTgtattcaattcagttcaattcaattcaattcaattcaattcaattcaattcagttcagttcagttcagttcagttcagttcagttcagttctgctTTTTTAGGCTGGTTTTTGGAAAGCGATTTGTAttgctttattaaaaaaaaactgacttgaATAGAATGTGTAAGTTACGGCGTCTATGTCTCGCAGGACTCTAAAAGAACttaactctgtgtgtgtgtttgtggtgtgttgGCAGCAAATCCTATTTCCCCGCTGAATGATTCTGAGGCCTCCTCCAATGGTTTATGAGGTGATTAAGCAGGATTAACAGGCGACAGTTGACATCTTTGTGATCCGCAAAGAGGCAATTCTGCATAATTGTTCAAAAGAGGGCACCGGCCAGAATAGGATGATAATGCTGTACAGTCCCCCTCAGCTCATGCGTCATTCTTAACAAGACATAACAGGTTCATTGGTGTTTTGTAAACTGGGAAAAGGATTGCCTGTGATGACTCATTTACACGTCAAGCTCTTGTCATTGTCATTCATTACAGTGTCACTGGCTCaaataatacaatatttattctccatctgttctgtttttcattgcTACCATCTCCTGAGAGAGAAATCATGCCCTTTAGGGCTGACAGATGCTTCACTTTGGAGTAAATAGATAATATAAGTAAGACTGTTCAGTGAATTTATAAAATGCTGTTGGACTTCTAAACTAGTGATAAGTGTATGTCACTTCagctcactttttcttttaatattcaaaGCTTGCAACTTCCAACCAAAGCCGATattcttttgcttttattttaaaaaatgaagtcTCAGCAGAGGCATTTGGATTAGTACTGAGTTGGaattgagttttatttgaataaatcacctGCAAAGCCACAGCCAAATCACTTTttagtgagttttttttttttgttttttttttttatgagggaCTTTCAATCATATCTTCCTTGTTCAGTAGAGCGCAGTGAGTTTTTGATAAAAGCTTTAGGGAAAAGGCACTGATGTAACAATAAGTTTATCTTTAGTCTGTCGTCCCTAGTGgaagttttgaatattttctcatTGAATCTATTgagtgaaatttagtcactcaccgtattTTGCAGAGTTGGAcaagtgagaaaaagcatttttaaattggttcagacattgtcctaatccagcagTGCAGCTGTTGCATAGCTGCTgtatgtagtgttgccaattatcCAGTcattcaagtcaagtcaagaaTTTTCTTAATCACTTCTTGTGACCTATACATTCACATCAAGTACAAATATCAGTGCAATTAACACGAAAGGACTGCATAGTGCAGATATACCCTTGGGACTATATACCAGCAAAGCACCACTGCCAGGTGCAAAGACATCACGCAGCACCTAAAAACAAGTCATGTCAGAGTAAGTACCAGATCTGGTCGGATGAGTGTCCGGCGCTTCCCAGTGACGTCAACCGTATGTTCAGCTCCATTCGGCTTGTACTGCGTGATTGGTTCATGGTTagacaacacaagtttaatttgtttttcaaaatatatttgGATGAGATGGCTCGatagttttttatttagaatttttcattttgtcatcaCACGATGACAgcaaattattcataaaaaataagttgctgtcaatttatccaaagaataaaaggacaaaacaaaaccgctGAGTTGCTAAGTTGGCTTCAATAACAAccactaaaactgctaacctctcttctgcttcttgCTGTTGTCCGTCCAATTATAAAACACCACATTCCCTACATCATGTCTTCATCTGGAAGTGCAGGATACTCATCTGATCAGATGTGGTACCTACAGGTGTTGACggaagttgggggttttcaggtgctgcaaTCCTTTTGTGCAAATTGCACTGACATTTGTACTTGATGTGAATGTACATTTTACATAGGGGTGGCGtaaccctttaacatttcaATTTATTGTAACCACCCTCTGCAAATTGTAAATACTTGtgcaatattttctttttattcatctaacatttttctattttcttgtATTTGACTCTGCAACTATCACTTCATGGGAGTAACTGAAACAACAAACttccttgaaggattaataaaatattcagattcTGATATTCTTTTCACACGCTACTTTTTTGAAGGTGTGATCCAAGTATAAACAATGCATTTCGAAACTGTAGTAATGAAACACCACCACTGTACCTGTCAACAGCAATAGCAACCAGTGTGAAGACGGATGCTGACACCGAGATTCCTTGAACCATGCCGCTCATTTTGCAGACCAGGCTTCCAAAAGGCCATCCTGTCAACGGGGAGAGATATATTCAGCTGATTTACCAAGGAGACAACGAGTTCAGACAGATGGCATGGTAACCATAGCCCCAGGTTGCAGCGGTCATGTAATGGCATATACTTTCAGGTCACAGAGGCAACGT includes the following:
- the npffr2a gene encoding neuropeptide FF receptor 2a, which encodes MNEELENNLTQPYDNWTLYNSSVESAVPRKNITYVGFYLHQPSTAAIFIVSYLLIFLVCMVGNGVVCFIVLRSKNMRTVTNLFILNLAVSDILVGIFCMPTTLLDNIITGWPFGSLVCKMSGMVQGISVSASVFTLVAIAVDRFRCIVYPFKQKLTISTATLIIVVIWVLAISIMCPSGVMLQVTKEQTIRVLLGYDNKTTPFYWCRENWPNQEMRKIYTTVLFANIYLAPLSLIVIMYARIGITLFKTAVPTGGKPGHDNRHTVSKKKQRVIKMLLIVALLFILSWLPLWTLMMLSDYASLTEQQYRIINIYIYPFAHWLAFFNSSVNPIIYGFFNENFRRGFQAVFKFSLCTADGQRRKNYSHRLQGNSILPANNVQTSLEPISLNSLEKNTSRRLNHVTEHNLVMEDMEKASCSSGGVTAVSI